One Silene latifolia isolate original U9 population chromosome 4, ASM4854445v1, whole genome shotgun sequence DNA segment encodes these proteins:
- the LOC141651354 gene encoding uncharacterized protein LOC141651354, whose translation MPESIPTSDQTSDQYSPFDDPLFLTRNDQPNLKLTDVLFDGTNFLQWQRDVVQALLSKNKSGFITGECSMPEKNDKTYNQWIRCDLLDLRWILHSIVPSLRENLQYAASAKNLWSEIVERYGQLNVLELYELKKDLINAKEDNIPLIEYYSRMKNLWESIDQMDPVPMCVCGVMSKCTCQLLKRILDRETHAKLI comes from the coding sequence ATGCCTGAATCTATTCCTACCTCTGATCAAACCTCTGATCAGTACTCGCCATTTGATGATCCGCTTTTTCTTACTCGGAATGATCAACCCAACTTGAAGCTTACTGATGTACTGTTTGATGGAACAAACTTCTTGCAGTGGCAACGAGATGTTGTCCAAGCTTTGTTGTCTAAAAACAAGTCTGGCTTCATTACTGGTGAATGTTCAATGCCTGAGAAGAATGACAAGACTTACAATCAATGGATCAGGTGTGATCTTTTGGATCTGCGATGGATTCTTCATTCAATTGTTCCAAGTCTACGTGAAAATCTTCAGTATGCAGCTTCAGCTAAGAATTTATGGTCAGAAATAGTTGAACGTTATGGTCAACTAAATGTTCTTGAGCTGTATGAGCTGAAGAAGGATCTTATCAATGCTAAGGAAGATAATATTCCATTGATTGAGTATTACAGTCGTATGAAGAATCTTTGGGAAAGCATAGATCAGATGGATCCTGTTCCAATGTGTGTCTGTGGTGTTATGTCCAAATGCACCTGTCAGCTTCTGAAGAGGATCTTGGATAGGGAGACACATGCTAAGCTCATTTAG